A genome region from Macrotis lagotis isolate mMagLag1 chromosome 4, bilby.v1.9.chrom.fasta, whole genome shotgun sequence includes the following:
- the PCK2 gene encoding phosphoenolpyruvate carboxykinase [GTP], mitochondrial, translating to MASLCRPCLRLSWHGLCPWGYAPSRGNHALRVTSGDLGQLPAKVRDFVERSARLCQPEGIHICDGGEAENDAILAMLEREGLIRKLSKYDNCWLARTDPKDVARVESKTVIVTESQRDTVPMPAEGVRGQLGNWMSPAQFQKAVDERFPGCMRGRTMYVLPFSMGPVGSPLSRVGIQLTDSPYVVASMRIMTRLGKPVLQALGDNDFVKCLHSVGRPLPLEGELVNQWPCNPEKTLIGHVPDQREIISFGSGYGGNSLLGKKCFALRIASRLARDEGWLAEHMLILGITNPAGKKRYVTAAFPSACGKTNLAMMQPTLPGWKVECVGDDIAWMKFDSDGRLRAINPENGFFGVAPGTSAKTNPNAMATIQSNTLFTNVAETSDGGVYWEGIDQTIPPGITITSWLGKAWKPGDKEPCAHPNSRFCAPARQCPIIDPAWESAEGVPIDAIIFGGRRPKGVPLVYEAFNWRHGVFVGSAMRSESTAAAEHKGKTIMHDPFAMRPFFGYNFGRYLEHWLNMEGKQGAKLPRIFHVNWFRRDASGRFLWPGFGENSRVLDWICRRLEGEESAQKTPVGLVPKEGALNLSGLGSVDFSELFSLPKEFWNQEVHEIQTYLREQVNQDLPREVLAELEALEGRVQKM from the exons ATGGCCTCTCTGTGTCGCCCCTGCCTGCG gttgAGTTGGCATGGTTTATGCCCCTGGGGTTATGCCCCAAGTCGGGGCAACCATGCATTACGGGTAACCAGTGGAGATTTGGGTCAGCTTCCAGCTAAGGTGAGGGACTTTGTGGAACGAAGTGCCCGCTTGTGTCAACCAGAAGGCATCCATATCTGTGATGGTGGTGAGGCAGAAAATGATGCCATATTGGCCATGCTGGAACGTGAAGGCCTTATCCGAAAACTCTCTAAGTATGACAATTG TTGGCTGGCTCGAACTGATCCCAAGGATGTGGCCCGAGTAGAAAGCAAGACAGTGATTGTGACAGAGTCTCAGAGGGACACAGTGCCCATGCCAGCTGAGGGAGTCCGTGGACAGCTGGGCAACTGGATGTCCCCAGCCCAGTTTCAGAAAGCTGTGGATGAGAGGTTTCCTGGCTGCATGCGGG GCCGTACCATGTACGTACTTCCATTCAGCATGGGCCCTGTGGGGTCCCCCTTATCTCGTGTGGGTATTCAACTCACTGATTCCCCCTATGTGGTGGCCAGCATGAGAATCATGACCCGCCTTGGAAAGCCTGTGCTTCAGGCCTTAGGGGACAATGACTTCGTTAAGTGTCTGCACTCTGTGGGCCGACCTTTGCCCCTGGAAG GGGAGCTGGTGAACCAGTGGCCGTGCAATCCTGAGAAAACACTGATTGGTCATGTGCCTGACCAGCGGGAGATCATCTCCTTTGGCAGCGGCTATGGTGGTAATTCCCTTCTGGGCAAGAAGTGCTTCGCCCTTCGCATCGCTTCCCGGCTTGCCAGAGATGAGGGCTGGCTAGCTGAGCACATGCTG ATCCTGGGAATCACAAACCCTGCTGGGAAGAAACGATATGTAACAGCTGCCTTCCCTAGTGCCTGTGGCAAAACTAATCTTGCCATGATGCAGCCTACCTTGCCTGGCTGGAAAGTGGAATGTGTAGGTGATGACATTGCCTGGATGAAGTTTGACAGTGATG GCCGCCTTCGAGCGATCAACCCTGAAAATGGCTTTTTTGGTGTGGCACCTGGAACTTCTGCAAAGACAAATCCCAATGCTATGGCCACAATCCAAAGTAATACACTCTTCACCAATGTGGCTGAGACTAGTGATGGTGGTGTATACTGGGAAGGCATTGACCAGACCATCCCACCTGGTATCACCATCACTTCTTGGTTGGGCAAGGCCTGGAAACCTG GTGATAAGGAGCCTTGTGCACATCCCAACTCCAGATTCTGTGCCCCAGCCCGCCAGTGCCCCATCATAGACCCTGCGTGGGAGTCTGCCGAAGGGGTGCCCATCGATGCCATCATCTTTGGAGGCCGGCGACCCAAAG GAGTACCCCTAGTATATGAAGCCTTCAACTGGCGCCATGGTGTCTTTGTGGGCAGTGCCATGCGCTCTGAGTCCACTGCTGCAGCTGAACACAAAG GGAAGACCATTATGCATGATCCATTTGCCATGCGGCCCTTCTTTGGTTACAACTTTGGACGTTATTTGGAGCACTGGCTGAACATGGAGGGGAAGCAGGGAGCCAAGCTTCCCCGGATCTTCCACGTCAACTGGTTCCGGCGAGATGCATCAGGTCGATTCCTGTGGCCAGGCTTTGGGGAAAATTCTCGTGTGCTGGACTGGATCTGCCGAAGGTTAGAGGGTGAGGAGAGTGCCCAAAAGACACCAGTGGGGCTAGTGCCGAAAGAAGGAGCACTGAATCTGAGTGGCTTGGGGTCTGTGGACTTCTCTGAGCTGTTTTCATTGCCTAAAGagttttggaatcaggaggttCATGAAATACAAACTTATCTGAGGGAGCAGGTCAACCAGGACCTGCCCCGGGAGGTACTGGCTGAGTTAGAGGCACTGGAGGGGAGAGTACAAAAAATGTAA